A stretch of Roseibium porphyridii DNA encodes these proteins:
- a CDS encoding AAC(3) family N-acetyltransferase, which produces MSEADYRFDHIVDSLRRVGLKQGDVIYSHSNLGFFGRAKDAGSAKQVCSLWLDAIFDVIGAEGTLLVPTFSYSFGSDHPEKLFDVRNTPGVGGTFPEQVRQKEDSIRSLDPMFSVCAIGNRKIELTQDADTEVFGERSVWARLTDLNAIIINLNIDITSTYIHYVEARNKVPYRVDRTFSGTCIDYDGNKYHTVSVFNSRDITQANSRTDCRTINGIAHSRDIAISAKVGRGFICGIRTRDYYDLTTELIETDPYFLTMK; this is translated from the coding sequence ATGAGTGAGGCAGACTACCGATTTGATCACATCGTCGACTCACTCAGGCGCGTCGGTCTGAAACAGGGCGACGTCATCTATTCGCACTCCAATCTCGGTTTTTTCGGGCGGGCGAAAGATGCCGGTAGTGCAAAGCAGGTCTGCTCGCTCTGGCTGGATGCGATTTTCGATGTCATCGGTGCAGAGGGCACGCTGCTGGTGCCGACCTTCTCCTATTCCTTTGGAAGCGACCATCCAGAGAAACTGTTTGACGTGCGCAACACACCGGGTGTCGGTGGCACTTTCCCCGAACAAGTCAGGCAGAAAGAAGACAGTATCCGTAGTCTGGATCCCATGTTCTCAGTCTGCGCGATCGGCAATCGCAAGATTGAACTGACACAGGACGCCGATACCGAGGTTTTTGGTGAACGCTCGGTCTGGGCGCGCCTGACCGACTTGAACGCGATTATCATCAACCTCAACATCGACATTACGTCGACCTATATCCACTACGTCGAAGCTAGGAACAAGGTTCCCTACCGTGTCGACCGCACCTTCTCGGGGACCTGCATCGATTATGACGGCAACAAGTATCACACCGTTTCCGTCTTCAACTCGCGCGACATTACCCAGGCGAACAGCCGGACTGACTGCCGGACCATCAACGGAATTGCGCATAGCAGAGACATCGCGATATCCGCAAAGGTTGGTAGAGGGTTCATCTGCGGCATTCGAACGCGGGACTATTACGATCTGACAACGGAGCTCATCGAGACGGACCCGTATTTCCTGACCATGAAATGA
- a CDS encoding DUF4910 domain-containing protein produces MPLGFDTPSIGEVAHGRARDLWPICRSLTGPGVRETLAYLKAILPGLQIHEVASGTKVFDWTVPREWHMRSGRLTGPDGKIIADFADNNLHVVGYSVGVDTELSLEDLQGHLYSLPDQPEAIPYITSYYNPHWGFCVPQQVRDTMQPGTYRAVIDADHVDGVLNYADLVVPGKTDEEVLISTYVCHPSMANNELSGPVVATAVAEWIAAQDNHYTYRFVFVPETIGAIAYIHERLEALRAKTVAGYVLTCIGDDRSYSFMPSREDGTLSDRAGRLALASVAPDYEEYSFLTRGSDERQYCSPGVDLPIASIMRTKYTVYPEYHTSLDDLTLVTPSGLQGGFEAVAQVLAIIDNNRVWKIKRPCEPQLGARGLYPSVSTKNKARQVRTLLNINAYADGTRDFIDLCQTIEADPAEVLPLLHKLIDGDVLEEVAGPTVA; encoded by the coding sequence ATGCCGCTCGGATTTGACACCCCGTCCATCGGCGAAGTCGCCCATGGCCGAGCCCGGGACCTTTGGCCGATCTGCCGGTCCCTGACCGGTCCGGGCGTGCGTGAAACACTCGCCTATCTCAAGGCGATCCTGCCCGGCTTGCAGATCCACGAGGTCGCCAGCGGAACGAAGGTCTTCGACTGGACGGTGCCCAGGGAATGGCACATGCGCTCCGGCCGGCTGACAGGGCCGGACGGCAAGATCATTGCGGATTTCGCCGACAACAACCTGCATGTGGTCGGATATTCCGTCGGTGTGGACACGGAGCTGTCGCTGGAGGATCTCCAGGGGCATCTTTATTCGCTGCCCGATCAGCCCGAGGCCATTCCCTATATCACCTCCTACTACAATCCCCACTGGGGATTTTGCGTCCCGCAACAGGTCCGCGACACGATGCAGCCGGGCACCTATCGCGCGGTCATCGATGCGGACCATGTGGATGGTGTGCTCAACTACGCGGATCTGGTCGTTCCCGGAAAGACGGACGAGGAGGTGCTGATTTCCACCTATGTCTGTCATCCCTCCATGGCCAACAACGAGTTGTCCGGCCCCGTCGTGGCAACGGCGGTCGCCGAATGGATTGCCGCCCAGGATAATCACTACACCTACCGCTTCGTGTTCGTGCCGGAGACCATCGGTGCCATCGCCTATATCCACGAACGGCTCGAGGCGCTGCGGGCAAAAACCGTCGCAGGCTATGTTCTGACCTGCATCGGCGATGACCGGTCCTATTCCTTCATGCCCTCGCGCGAAGACGGGACCTTGTCGGATCGGGCAGGGCGCCTGGCACTCGCGTCGGTCGCGCCGGACTATGAGGAATACAGTTTTCTGACCCGCGGCAGCGACGAACGGCAGTATTGCAGTCCGGGCGTCGATTTGCCGATCGCCTCGATCATGCGCACCAAATACACGGTCTATCCGGAATATCACACCTCTCTGGACGACCTGACGCTGGTCACACCGTCTGGTTTGCAGGGCGGATTCGAGGCTGTCGCACAGGTCCTTGCCATCATCGACAACAACCGGGTCTGGAAAATCAAGCGGCCGTGCGAGCCGCAGCTCGGCGCCCGTGGTCTTTATCCGTCCGTCAGCACCAAGAACAAGGCCCGGCAAGTGCGCACGCTGCTGAACATCAACGCCTATGCGGACGGCACGCGCGATTTCATTGACCTGTGCCAGACCATTGAGGCGGATCCCGCGGAGGTCTTGCCGCTGTTGCACAAGCTGATTGACGGGGATGTGCTGGAGGAGGTCGCCGGCCCGACGGTAGCCTGA
- the pseI gene encoding pseudaminic acid synthase has product MSQPKEARFIEIDGRKIGPDYPPYIIAEMSGNHNRDINRAFRLIDAAKEAGADAVKLQTYTADTITIDHDGPGFTLEGGLWDGRKLFELYQEANTPWEWHKQLFDYAKSVGITVFSSPFDFTAIDFLEELGAPAYKIASFEAMDIPLVKKAASTGKPVIISIGVSSLAEAAETVDAVRETGHDDICLLHCVSAYPSKPEDANLATVPHLGAAFDVVVGLSDHSPGTALPSAAVALGACVIEKHFTLARADGGPDSAFSLEPDELKRLVEDTRAAWAAKGTVNYGTKGSDEAKMGMLRRSLYIVEDIAAGEPLTETNVRSIRPGHGLNPKYLPDVMGRTAKRDLKRGEPLAWDLLG; this is encoded by the coding sequence ATGTCACAGCCGAAAGAGGCACGGTTTATCGAGATCGACGGTCGCAAGATCGGTCCTGATTATCCGCCCTATATCATCGCCGAAATGTCCGGAAACCATAACCGTGACATCAACCGCGCGTTTCGCCTGATCGATGCTGCCAAGGAAGCCGGCGCGGATGCGGTGAAACTGCAGACCTACACGGCCGATACGATCACGATCGACCATGATGGTCCGGGCTTCACCCTGGAAGGCGGGCTTTGGGACGGCCGCAAGCTTTTTGAGCTCTACCAGGAAGCCAACACGCCCTGGGAATGGCACAAGCAGCTCTTCGACTATGCCAAATCCGTCGGCATCACTGTGTTTTCCTCGCCCTTTGATTTCACGGCGATCGACTTTCTGGAGGAACTCGGGGCACCGGCCTACAAGATCGCGTCTTTCGAGGCCATGGACATTCCTCTGGTCAAGAAAGCGGCCAGCACCGGCAAGCCCGTGATCATTTCCATTGGCGTGTCCAGCCTCGCCGAAGCCGCCGAAACCGTCGATGCGGTGCGCGAGACCGGGCATGACGACATCTGTCTGCTGCATTGCGTCAGCGCCTATCCGAGCAAGCCGGAAGACGCCAATCTGGCGACCGTTCCGCATCTCGGTGCGGCGTTCGATGTTGTGGTCGGCCTGTCTGATCATTCTCCCGGCACCGCGCTGCCGTCGGCGGCGGTCGCGCTCGGCGCCTGCGTGATCGAAAAGCACTTCACGCTTGCCCGCGCGGACGGAGGCCCGGATTCGGCCTTTTCGCTTGAGCCGGACGAGTTGAAACGCCTGGTCGAGGATACGCGGGCCGCGTGGGCCGCCAAAGGGACCGTCAATTACGGCACCAAGGGCTCGGACGAGGCAAAAATGGGCATGCTGCGCCGCTCTCTCTACATCGTTGAGGACATTGCCGCCGGTGAGCCGTTGACGGAGACGAATGTCCGGTCGATCCGCCCGGGGCATGGTCTCAATCCGAAATATCTTCCCGATGTGATGGGCCGGACCGCAAAGCGCGACCTGAAGCGCGGTGAGCCACTTGCATGGGATCTGCTCGGCTGA
- a CDS encoding formyltransferase family protein codes for MSEDWWTHKRTVSVVTDTEGWFDPFALNLVRRINDSGDHAQFVRDQNQVPEGDVAFYLSCLKLTPDAILARNRINLVVHASALPKGRGFSPVVWQILEGLNEIPLTLFEMDGTADTGPIVRQSTISFEGHELNDEIRDALGRSIVDICVEYLTAETRPVAVAQTGEPTWYPRRRPADSELDPEKTIAEQFQLLRVVDNERYPAFFTIGGQTYTLKIAKAD; via the coding sequence ATGTCTGAAGATTGGTGGACACATAAGCGCACCGTTTCGGTCGTGACCGATACCGAAGGATGGTTCGATCCCTTCGCGCTGAACCTGGTGAGGCGCATAAACGACAGCGGCGACCATGCGCAATTCGTCCGCGATCAAAACCAGGTGCCCGAAGGCGATGTGGCCTTCTATCTGAGCTGCCTGAAACTGACGCCGGATGCAATCCTGGCCCGTAACAGGATCAATCTGGTGGTGCATGCCAGCGCGCTGCCCAAGGGACGCGGCTTTTCGCCGGTGGTCTGGCAGATCCTGGAAGGCCTGAACGAGATTCCGTTGACCCTGTTTGAAATGGACGGAACCGCCGACACCGGCCCGATCGTCCGGCAGAGCACGATCAGTTTTGAAGGGCACGAACTCAACGACGAGATCAGGGATGCTCTGGGGCGCAGTATTGTCGACATCTGCGTGGAGTATCTGACAGCCGAGACACGGCCTGTCGCCGTGGCTCAGACAGGCGAACCCACGTGGTACCCGAGGCGCCGGCCGGCGGACAGCGAACTGGATCCGGAGAAAACAATTGCGGAACAGTTCCAGCTGTTGCGGGTGGTGGACAATGAGCGTTATCCGGCCTTTTTTACCATTGGTGGTCAGACATACACATTGAAGATTGCGAAAGCGGATTAA
- the pseG gene encoding UDP-2,4-diacetamido-2,4,6-trideoxy-beta-L-altropyranose hydrolase translates to MASWVGFRVDAAATLGGGHVMRCLTLARTFRSLAHHCVFLCSEETIEVIPDDLWDGFDVRTVSAGLPAETEERFDLLVFDHYGLSAPDERDWRNRAGTLMVIDDLADRPHDCDLLLDQTYGVRAADYEALLPDGCRLLLGSHYALLREEFATHRQASLERRLSDPAGGRVLVSLGMTDVSGIAGRVCNLLTAIGGLQRVDVVLGHKAPSYGRIQEICALDARFQLHSDVRNMAELMLLADVGIGAGGTTTWERCAMGLPSLVVVVADNQIKIADLMNKAGAIGLLGDARTDTDQHLSDQLTRFLSDTERLRAFGRKSADLCDGAGARRVVDDVLQLVAARERANGYV, encoded by the coding sequence ATGGCCAGTTGGGTTGGGTTCAGGGTTGATGCAGCCGCCACTTTAGGAGGCGGCCATGTCATGCGTTGCCTGACACTGGCGCGGACCTTTCGCAGCCTCGCCCATCACTGCGTCTTCCTGTGCTCGGAAGAAACGATAGAGGTCATTCCGGACGACCTCTGGGACGGTTTCGATGTCCGAACCGTGTCGGCAGGTTTGCCGGCCGAAACGGAGGAGCGGTTTGATCTACTGGTGTTCGACCATTACGGCCTGTCTGCACCGGATGAACGGGACTGGCGCAACCGGGCCGGAACATTGATGGTAATCGACGACCTCGCCGACCGTCCCCATGACTGCGACCTGCTTCTCGACCAGACATACGGGGTCAGGGCCGCGGATTATGAGGCCCTATTGCCCGACGGCTGCCGCTTGCTGCTCGGCTCGCATTACGCGTTGTTGCGCGAGGAGTTCGCGACCCATCGTCAGGCGTCGCTCGAACGCAGGCTCAGCGACCCGGCCGGCGGCCGGGTTCTGGTGTCTCTCGGCATGACGGATGTCAGCGGCATTGCGGGCCGGGTCTGCAACTTGCTGACTGCCATCGGGGGTCTTCAGCGTGTCGATGTGGTCCTGGGCCACAAGGCACCGAGCTATGGCCGGATTCAGGAGATCTGCGCGCTGGACGCCCGGTTTCAGCTGCACAGCGACGTGCGCAACATGGCCGAGCTGATGCTGTTGGCGGATGTCGGCATTGGTGCTGGCGGGACCACGACCTGGGAACGGTGCGCCATGGGGTTGCCGTCACTTGTCGTGGTGGTGGCAGACAACCAGATCAAGATCGCCGATCTGATGAACAAGGCAGGCGCCATCGGTCTTCTCGGTGACGCACGCACCGACACCGATCAGCATCTGTCGGACCAGCTGACTCGGTTCCTGTCCGACACCGAACGCTTGAGGGCCTTCGGCAGAAAGAGTGCCGATCTGTGCGACGGCGCCGGGGCAAGGCGCGTCGTGGACGACGTTCTGCAGCTTGTTGCAGCAAGGGAAAGGGCCAACGGATATGTCTGA
- a CDS encoding glycosyltransferase family protein translates to MSGGPQQRTVAIVQARMGSSRLPGKVMKQLGPKTVLAHCLDRCKAIANVDEVVCATVDTPDCDPIAIEAERLGCSVFRGDEADVLSRYVGAAGAAKADVVLRVTSDCPVIDPEVCGAVVDAMLRHEADFATNNAPPSFPHGMDVEVVRAKVLEAAWTNAPCAHDREHVMPAVRRNPALKKLNMHAEGVPGAETLRWTLDTPEDLAFFERLMHAVPDLPDRRWRELVDICNAAPDLMRQNPHVDQDTRQRVFEGFEQIACQARA, encoded by the coding sequence ATGAGCGGCGGACCGCAGCAGCGGACCGTTGCGATTGTGCAGGCTCGCATGGGCTCGAGCCGGCTGCCGGGCAAGGTGATGAAGCAACTGGGGCCGAAAACGGTGCTGGCGCATTGTCTGGACAGGTGCAAGGCCATCGCAAATGTCGACGAAGTCGTCTGTGCCACCGTCGACACGCCCGACTGCGATCCGATTGCAATTGAGGCGGAGCGGCTCGGCTGCTCGGTGTTCCGAGGGGACGAAGCGGACGTCCTTTCACGCTATGTCGGCGCCGCCGGCGCCGCGAAGGCGGATGTCGTTCTGAGGGTAACCTCGGACTGCCCGGTGATCGATCCAGAGGTTTGCGGGGCTGTGGTGGACGCAATGCTGCGGCACGAAGCGGATTTCGCGACCAACAACGCGCCGCCGAGTTTTCCGCATGGCATGGATGTGGAAGTGGTTCGCGCCAAGGTGCTTGAAGCGGCGTGGACCAACGCGCCGTGTGCGCATGATCGCGAACACGTCATGCCAGCGGTGCGCCGAAACCCGGCCCTGAAAAAACTGAACATGCATGCCGAAGGCGTCCCCGGCGCGGAAACCCTGCGCTGGACGCTCGATACGCCCGAGGATCTTGCCTTTTTTGAACGTCTGATGCACGCCGTGCCGGATCTTCCGGACCGCAGATGGCGCGAGCTGGTCGACATCTGCAATGCGGCGCCCGATCTGATGCGGCAAAACCCGCATGTGGACCAGGACACGCGTCAGCGTGTTTTCGAAGGCTTTGAACAGATCGCCTGCCAGGCCAGGGCCTGA
- the pseC gene encoding UDP-4-amino-4,6-dideoxy-N-acetyl-beta-L-altrosamine transaminase, whose amino-acid sequence MADFLPYGRQMIDDEDIAAVCDVLRGDFLTSGPAIAGFETALSQVFGDPHVVASANGTTALHLSMLALGVGPGDVCIVPTVTFLATANAARYVGADVVFSDVCPDTGVMRAQDLEEALQRAAGRNVKAVLPVHLGGHVAPMEQLAAIVAAVPQDQAPAIVEDACHALGSRYKTSEGEFTVGDCRHSTMANFSFHPVKTIACGEGGATSTRDPDLAKALAELRSHGMVREAGRFQNKDLGFDGDEANPWFYEMPTIGYNFRITDMQAALGASQLKKLPDFVAKRQALVSHYNERLWDCGPLIEPNAALAGSIPAQHLYAARIDFEAAGRSRRQVIATLREAGIGTQVHYIPVHTQPYYRDLYGKVELPGADQFYARTLSLPLFPGMEPGDVDRVVEALKNAVGVNS is encoded by the coding sequence ATGGCTGATTTCCTGCCCTATGGTCGTCAGATGATTGACGATGAGGACATCGCTGCCGTGTGCGATGTCCTGCGTGGTGACTTCCTGACATCGGGGCCGGCCATTGCCGGCTTCGAGACGGCATTGTCGCAAGTGTTTGGCGACCCGCATGTCGTTGCGTCGGCGAATGGCACAACCGCTCTTCATTTATCGATGCTGGCGCTTGGGGTTGGACCCGGCGATGTCTGCATCGTTCCCACGGTCACCTTCCTGGCCACGGCGAACGCCGCGCGCTATGTCGGGGCCGATGTGGTGTTCTCCGATGTCTGCCCCGACACTGGCGTGATGCGCGCTCAGGATCTGGAAGAGGCTCTGCAACGAGCAGCAGGTCGTAACGTCAAGGCCGTATTGCCGGTGCACCTCGGTGGACATGTCGCGCCGATGGAGCAGCTGGCCGCGATTGTTGCAGCCGTTCCGCAGGACCAGGCGCCCGCGATCGTCGAGGATGCCTGCCATGCCCTTGGCAGCCGTTACAAGACGTCTGAAGGCGAGTTCACCGTTGGGGACTGCCGTCATTCCACGATGGCGAATTTCTCCTTCCATCCGGTCAAGACCATTGCCTGCGGCGAGGGCGGCGCGACCTCGACCCGTGATCCGGATCTGGCAAAGGCACTGGCTGAACTACGCTCCCACGGAATGGTGCGGGAGGCCGGCCGGTTCCAGAATAAGGACCTTGGTTTCGACGGTGACGAGGCCAATCCTTGGTTCTATGAGATGCCGACGATCGGCTACAATTTCCGCATCACTGACATGCAAGCCGCTCTTGGAGCAAGCCAGTTGAAAAAACTGCCGGACTTTGTCGCCAAGCGCCAGGCACTGGTCTCGCATTACAATGAACGGCTGTGGGATTGCGGCCCGCTGATTGAACCCAATGCCGCGCTTGCCGGCAGCATTCCGGCCCAGCACCTCTACGCGGCACGCATCGACTTTGAGGCTGCCGGCAGGTCCCGTCGCCAGGTGATCGCCACCTTGCGCGAAGCGGGGATCGGTACCCAGGTCCATTACATTCCGGTGCACACCCAGCCTTACTACAGGGATTTGTACGGCAAGGTGGAGTTGCCCGGGGCTGACCAGTTCTATGCCAGAACCTTGTCGCTTCCGCTCTTCCCGGGAATGGAGCCGGGAGATGTGGATCGTGTCGTCGAGGCCCTGAAAAACGCCGTCGGCGTGAATTCATGA
- the pseB gene encoding UDP-N-acetylglucosamine 4,6-dehydratase (inverting), which yields MYRIFDAEHSAKFDDATILVTGGTGSFGKEFVKTVLRHHNPHKIIVFSRDELKQFDFNQELQSLFPQDKLRAVRFFIGDVRDQARLQFAMREVDYVVHAAALKQVPAAEYNPQECVRTNIQGAENVVSAALANRVKNVVALSTDKAANPINLYGATKLASDKIFVAANNFSGNIGTRFSVVRYGNVVGSRGSVVPFFRGLLERGVTELPITDERMTRFWITLEQGVAFVMSSFAMMRGGEIFIPKIPSMKITDLAEVLAPGLPHKVVGIRPGEKLHEIMISEDDSYVTVEFPDRYAIEPAFNEFNRESFLDLAHVQRVTDRFSYTSDNNSEWLDAAGLEDLLSKSML from the coding sequence ATGTATCGTATTTTTGACGCCGAACATTCTGCCAAGTTCGATGATGCCACGATTCTGGTCACCGGGGGCACGGGGTCCTTTGGCAAGGAATTTGTGAAGACGGTGTTGCGGCACCACAATCCCCACAAGATCATTGTCTTTTCGCGGGACGAGTTGAAGCAGTTCGATTTCAACCAGGAACTTCAGTCTCTTTTCCCGCAGGACAAACTTCGCGCCGTTCGGTTCTTCATTGGCGATGTCAGGGACCAGGCCCGGCTTCAGTTCGCCATGCGTGAAGTGGATTACGTGGTTCATGCCGCGGCCCTGAAGCAGGTGCCGGCGGCGGAGTATAATCCGCAGGAATGCGTGCGCACCAACATCCAGGGCGCCGAAAACGTCGTCTCTGCCGCGCTGGCCAACCGGGTCAAGAACGTTGTCGCACTGTCAACCGACAAGGCAGCCAACCCGATCAATCTCTATGGAGCGACCAAGCTCGCGTCGGACAAGATCTTCGTCGCAGCCAATAACTTCAGCGGCAACATCGGCACCCGTTTCTCGGTCGTGCGCTACGGCAACGTCGTCGGCTCGCGCGGCTCGGTCGTTCCGTTCTTCCGGGGCCTGCTTGAGCGCGGCGTCACCGAGCTGCCCATCACTGACGAGCGCATGACCCGGTTCTGGATCACCCTGGAACAGGGTGTTGCCTTTGTGATGTCTTCCTTTGCCATGATGCGCGGTGGCGAAATCTTCATTCCGAAGATCCCGAGCATGAAGATCACCGATCTTGCCGAAGTGCTTGCACCTGGTCTTCCGCACAAGGTCGTCGGCATCCGTCCCGGTGAAAAGCTGCACGAGATCATGATCTCGGAAGACGATTCCTACGTCACCGTCGAGTTCCCGGACCGGTACGCCATCGAGCCGGCCTTCAACGAATTCAATCGGGAAAGCTTCCTGGATCTGGCGCATGTGCAGCGTGTCACTGACCGTTTCTCCTACACCAGCGACAACAATTCTGAGTGGCTTGACGCTGCCGGTCTTGAGGATCTGCTGAGCAAAAGCATGCTCTGA
- a CDS encoding AAC(3) family N-acetyltransferase, whose translation MSAAYTAQDLVDAVTSCGIKAGDVIFVHSNVGYSGRMDGVRSLDELCAKTVEALLEVTGPEGTLVVPTFSYSFGSDKPERRYDPAETPSACGALSEYLRKLPEAVRSAEPMFSVAAVGAKKDELTRDVSAECFGAGSFWERFLDADGKVCNLNFDAGSTFIHHVERKLGVPYRQDRPMSGEIWDGNGWIEAEFVFFCRDMNDPGATARFELFDKLAREAEIVATQPVGRGSVVVISARDTEDFIRNQITRTPDFLTSRGMPT comes from the coding sequence ATGAGCGCCGCCTACACAGCGCAAGACCTGGTAGATGCCGTTACAAGCTGCGGTATCAAGGCAGGTGACGTGATCTTCGTCCACTCCAATGTCGGCTATTCCGGGAGAATGGACGGGGTCCGGTCGCTTGATGAACTGTGCGCCAAGACTGTCGAAGCCCTTCTGGAGGTCACCGGACCGGAAGGCACGCTTGTGGTGCCGACCTTCAGCTATTCCTTTGGTTCCGACAAGCCGGAACGCCGCTACGACCCGGCTGAAACGCCCTCTGCATGCGGCGCCCTGTCAGAGTACCTGCGTAAACTGCCGGAGGCAGTCAGGTCGGCGGAACCGATGTTCTCCGTCGCGGCCGTCGGGGCGAAAAAAGACGAACTGACACGCGATGTGTCTGCCGAATGCTTCGGTGCGGGAAGTTTTTGGGAGCGGTTTCTGGATGCTGACGGCAAGGTCTGCAATCTCAATTTCGATGCCGGATCGACGTTTATACACCATGTCGAGCGCAAACTTGGCGTTCCATATCGTCAGGACAGGCCGATGTCCGGAGAGATATGGGATGGCAATGGCTGGATCGAGGCGGAATTTGTGTTCTTTTGCCGCGACATGAACGACCCAGGTGCAACCGCACGCTTTGAACTGTTTGACAAGCTGGCTCGCGAAGCAGAAATCGTTGCAACACAACCAGTTGGGCGAGGGAGTGTGGTTGTCATCAGTGCAAGGGATACCGAAGACTTCATCCGCAACCAGATCACCCGCACGCCCGATTTTTTGACTTCGCGCGGGATGCCCACTTGA
- a CDS encoding acyl carrier protein produces the protein METGVQERAVELSWLINWFREQNPLLASRTDQEMEAADFFAAEYIDSFGVIMLIEAAEQEFGISFDEDDFQNRDFSKVSGLADLIQGKRAA, from the coding sequence ATGGAAACTGGAGTACAGGAGCGAGCAGTGGAACTGTCGTGGCTGATCAATTGGTTTCGTGAACAGAACCCGTTGCTGGCATCCCGGACGGATCAGGAAATGGAAGCTGCCGATTTCTTTGCGGCGGAATATATCGATTCGTTCGGCGTCATCATGCTGATTGAGGCTGCCGAGCAGGAATTCGGCATCTCGTTTGATGAAGACGATTTCCAGAATCGCGACTTCTCCAAGGTGAGTGGCCTCGCGGATCTCATTCAGGGCAAGCGGGCGGCATGA
- a CDS encoding cyclase family protein has product MSEVVDLTLTLREGMTTFPVYWHPLVEISQLGRLHYEKRETRKLVIGTHTGTHMDAPRHFIVGGKTIDQLDPSLFVGECALLDMTDFGPFTEVSKADMEQRLAGREPERLMLRFDWSDHINSEEYYTDHPFLSEECAQYLVDIGVKVLAMDTPMPDNPKNGRNSDNDSPNHYILLGQDVILVEYVTNLRALGDVETFELFVLPLKIHEGDGAPVRCLGRIG; this is encoded by the coding sequence ATGTCTGAAGTGGTGGATCTTACGCTGACGTTACGTGAAGGAATGACAACGTTCCCGGTATATTGGCATCCGCTCGTTGAAATCAGCCAGCTTGGGCGGCTGCACTACGAAAAACGGGAAACCCGCAAGCTCGTGATCGGAACGCATACCGGAACCCACATGGATGCGCCACGCCATTTCATTGTCGGCGGTAAGACCATCGATCAGCTTGATCCGTCGCTGTTCGTCGGCGAGTGTGCGTTGCTGGATATGACCGATTTCGGCCCTTTTACGGAAGTCAGCAAGGCCGACATGGAGCAACGTCTGGCGGGCCGGGAACCGGAGCGTCTCATGTTGCGCTTCGACTGGTCTGACCACATCAATTCGGAAGAGTATTACACGGACCATCCGTTCCTGTCGGAAGAATGTGCACAGTATCTTGTCGATATCGGTGTCAAGGTCCTGGCCATGGATACCCCCATGCCCGACAACCCGAAGAACGGCCGCAACTCTGACAATGACTCCCCCAATCACTACATTCTCCTGGGCCAGGACGTGATACTGGTGGAATACGTGACAAACCTCCGCGCTCTTGGAGATGTCGAAACATTCGAACTCTTTGTTCTGCCCCTCAAGATTCACGAGGGTGATGGTGCGCCGGTTCGCTGTCTTGGCAGAATAGGTTAA